Proteins encoded by one window of Scatophagus argus isolate fScaArg1 chromosome 4, fScaArg1.pri, whole genome shotgun sequence:
- the fsta gene encoding follistatin-A isoform X3: MFRMLKHHLHPGIFLLFIWLCHLLEHQKVQAGNCWLQQGKNGRCQVLYMPGMSREECCRSGRLGTSWTEEDVPNSTLFRWMIFNGGAPNCIPCKGGETCDNVDCGPGKRCKMNRRSKPRCVCAPDCSNITWKGPVCGSDGKTYKDECALLKAKCKGHPDLDVQYQGKCKKTCRDVLCPGSSTCVVDQTNNAYCVTCNRICPEVTSPEQYLCGNDGIIYASACHLRRATCLLGRSIGVAYEGKCIKAKSCEDIQCSAGKKCLWDARMSRGRCSLCDETCPESRTDEAVCASDNTTYPSECAMKQAACSMGVLLEVKHSGSCN; encoded by the exons ATGTTTAGGATGCTGAAACACCACCTCCACCCGGGCATTTTTCTCTTGTTCATATGGCTTTGTCACCTTCTGGAACATCAAAAAGTTCAAG CTGGGAATTGCTGGTTGCAGCAGGGGAAGAACGGGAGATGCCAGGTGCTCTATATGCCCGGGATGAGCAGGGAGGAGTGCTGTCGGAGTGGAAGACTGGGGACGTCCTGGACCGAGGAGGACGTCCCCAACAGCACGCTCTTTAGGTGGATGATCTTCAATGGCGGAGCCCCCAATTGCATACCTTGCAAAGGTGGAG AAACCTGCGATAATGTTGACTGTGGGCCCGGCAAGAGGTGCAAGATGAACAGAAGAAGTAAGCCGCGCTGCGTGTGCGCACCAGACTGCTCCAACATCACCTGGAAGGGACCGGTCTGCGGCTCAGATGGGAAGACCTACAAAGACGAATGCGCACTGCTGAAGGCTAAATGCAAAGGCCACCCCGACCTGGACGTGCAGTACCAGGGAAAGTGCAAGA AAACGTGCCGCGACGTCTTGTGCCCAGGCAGCTCCACATGCGTCGTGGACCAGACAAATAACGCATACTGTGTGACGTGTAATCGGATTTGCCCCGAGGTGACGTCGCCTGAGCAGTACCTGTGTGGAAACGACGGCATCATCTATGCCAGCGCGTGTCACCTGAGGAGAGCGACCTGTCTCCTCGGCAGATCTATTGGAGTGGCATATGAGGGAAAATGCATCA AGGCCAAGTCGTGTGAGGACATCCAGTGCAGCGCAGGGAAAAAGTGCCTGTGGGATGCTCGGATGAGCCGGGGCCGCTGCTCACTGTGTGATGAGACCTGTCCAGAGAGCAGGACAGACGAGGCTGTGTGTGCCAGTGACAACACCACATATCCCAGTGAATGTGCCATGAAGCAAGCTGCTTGCTCTATGGGGGTGCTGCTGGAAGTCAAGCACTCGGGCTCTTGCAATT GA
- the fsta gene encoding follistatin-A isoform X2: MFRMLKHHLHPGIFLLFIWLCHLLEHQKVQAGNCWLQQGKNGRCQVLYMPGMSREECCRSGRLGTSWTEEDVPNSTLFRWMIFNGGAPNCIPCKETCDNVDCGPGKRCKMNRRSKPRCVCAPDCSNITWKGPVCGSDGKTYKDECALLKAKCKGHPDLDVQYQGKCKKTCRDVLCPGSSTCVVDQTNNAYCVTCNRICPEVTSPEQYLCGNDGIIYASACHLRRATCLLGRSIGVAYEGKCIKAKSCEDIQCSAGKKCLWDARMSRGRCSLCDETCPESRTDEAVCASDNTTYPSECAMKQAACSMGVLLEVKHSGSCNSITEDEEEDEEDEDSDYMAYVHISSILDG; encoded by the exons ATGTTTAGGATGCTGAAACACCACCTCCACCCGGGCATTTTTCTCTTGTTCATATGGCTTTGTCACCTTCTGGAACATCAAAAAGTTCAAG CTGGGAATTGCTGGTTGCAGCAGGGGAAGAACGGGAGATGCCAGGTGCTCTATATGCCCGGGATGAGCAGGGAGGAGTGCTGTCGGAGTGGAAGACTGGGGACGTCCTGGACCGAGGAGGACGTCCCCAACAGCACGCTCTTTAGGTGGATGATCTTCAATGGCGGAGCCCCCAATTGCATACCTTGCAAAG AAACCTGCGATAATGTTGACTGTGGGCCCGGCAAGAGGTGCAAGATGAACAGAAGAAGTAAGCCGCGCTGCGTGTGCGCACCAGACTGCTCCAACATCACCTGGAAGGGACCGGTCTGCGGCTCAGATGGGAAGACCTACAAAGACGAATGCGCACTGCTGAAGGCTAAATGCAAAGGCCACCCCGACCTGGACGTGCAGTACCAGGGAAAGTGCAAGA AAACGTGCCGCGACGTCTTGTGCCCAGGCAGCTCCACATGCGTCGTGGACCAGACAAATAACGCATACTGTGTGACGTGTAATCGGATTTGCCCCGAGGTGACGTCGCCTGAGCAGTACCTGTGTGGAAACGACGGCATCATCTATGCCAGCGCGTGTCACCTGAGGAGAGCGACCTGTCTCCTCGGCAGATCTATTGGAGTGGCATATGAGGGAAAATGCATCA AGGCCAAGTCGTGTGAGGACATCCAGTGCAGCGCAGGGAAAAAGTGCCTGTGGGATGCTCGGATGAGCCGGGGCCGCTGCTCACTGTGTGATGAGACCTGTCCAGAGAGCAGGACAGACGAGGCTGTGTGTGCCAGTGACAACACCACATATCCCAGTGAATGTGCCATGAAGCAAGCTGCTTGCTCTATGGGGGTGCTGCTGGAAGTCAAGCACTCGGGCTCTTGCAATT CCATTAcagaagacgaggaggaggatgaggaagatgaggacTCAGACTACATGGCCTATGTCCATATATCTTCTATACTGGATGGATAG
- the fsta gene encoding follistatin-A isoform X1, translating into MFRMLKHHLHPGIFLLFIWLCHLLEHQKVQAGNCWLQQGKNGRCQVLYMPGMSREECCRSGRLGTSWTEEDVPNSTLFRWMIFNGGAPNCIPCKGGETCDNVDCGPGKRCKMNRRSKPRCVCAPDCSNITWKGPVCGSDGKTYKDECALLKAKCKGHPDLDVQYQGKCKKTCRDVLCPGSSTCVVDQTNNAYCVTCNRICPEVTSPEQYLCGNDGIIYASACHLRRATCLLGRSIGVAYEGKCIKAKSCEDIQCSAGKKCLWDARMSRGRCSLCDETCPESRTDEAVCASDNTTYPSECAMKQAACSMGVLLEVKHSGSCNSITEDEEEDEEDEDSDYMAYVHISSILDG; encoded by the exons ATGTTTAGGATGCTGAAACACCACCTCCACCCGGGCATTTTTCTCTTGTTCATATGGCTTTGTCACCTTCTGGAACATCAAAAAGTTCAAG CTGGGAATTGCTGGTTGCAGCAGGGGAAGAACGGGAGATGCCAGGTGCTCTATATGCCCGGGATGAGCAGGGAGGAGTGCTGTCGGAGTGGAAGACTGGGGACGTCCTGGACCGAGGAGGACGTCCCCAACAGCACGCTCTTTAGGTGGATGATCTTCAATGGCGGAGCCCCCAATTGCATACCTTGCAAAGGTGGAG AAACCTGCGATAATGTTGACTGTGGGCCCGGCAAGAGGTGCAAGATGAACAGAAGAAGTAAGCCGCGCTGCGTGTGCGCACCAGACTGCTCCAACATCACCTGGAAGGGACCGGTCTGCGGCTCAGATGGGAAGACCTACAAAGACGAATGCGCACTGCTGAAGGCTAAATGCAAAGGCCACCCCGACCTGGACGTGCAGTACCAGGGAAAGTGCAAGA AAACGTGCCGCGACGTCTTGTGCCCAGGCAGCTCCACATGCGTCGTGGACCAGACAAATAACGCATACTGTGTGACGTGTAATCGGATTTGCCCCGAGGTGACGTCGCCTGAGCAGTACCTGTGTGGAAACGACGGCATCATCTATGCCAGCGCGTGTCACCTGAGGAGAGCGACCTGTCTCCTCGGCAGATCTATTGGAGTGGCATATGAGGGAAAATGCATCA AGGCCAAGTCGTGTGAGGACATCCAGTGCAGCGCAGGGAAAAAGTGCCTGTGGGATGCTCGGATGAGCCGGGGCCGCTGCTCACTGTGTGATGAGACCTGTCCAGAGAGCAGGACAGACGAGGCTGTGTGTGCCAGTGACAACACCACATATCCCAGTGAATGTGCCATGAAGCAAGCTGCTTGCTCTATGGGGGTGCTGCTGGAAGTCAAGCACTCGGGCTCTTGCAATT CCATTAcagaagacgaggaggaggatgaggaagatgaggacTCAGACTACATGGCCTATGTCCATATATCTTCTATACTGGATGGATAG